One stretch of Planococcus sp. PAMC 21323 DNA includes these proteins:
- a CDS encoding helix-turn-helix transcriptional regulator — MLKNRVKELRARYGFTQSDLGKQVDVTRQTIAFIEKGEFSPSITLSLKLAKALQTNVNDLFWLEEDDEHEK, encoded by the coding sequence ATGCTTAAAAATCGAGTGAAAGAACTTAGGGCTCGGTACGGCTTCACACAAAGCGATCTCGGCAAGCAAGTGGATGTCACGCGACAAACGATTGCTTTTATTGAAAAAGGAGAGTTTTCACCTTCGATTACCCTTTCGCTTAAACTAGCAAAAGCGTTGCAAACCAACGTCAACGACTTATTTTGGTTAGAGGAGGACGATGAACATGAAAAATGA
- a CDS encoding nuclease-related domain-containing protein — translation MPEHHPQRQFLQVELYRSAAGERGETRLARKLVEFSPEENYRFLQNVCLSLGEWKIQIDGLLLTERGAIIVESKNISGQLYFDHQTGEFARTDIEGQRTVMEDPTIQLNKNIRFLTKFFKMNKIQLPIKGIVVFTSKQCEFITKPQNSVVCKTYQLIDHLFHILNSFPDMNTQPNLSKIDKLLQKHQTPYKRLPLCQLYTIAFAELKPGIFCASCKNHRMFRKYRCGWMCELCQTVDLHAFETTVQEYFSLVHTQLSNKQLRQFCNIDSPFVASRLLSTFDFEIAGALRNRTYQLKNKD, via the coding sequence TTGCCTGAACATCATCCACAACGCCAATTTCTACAAGTCGAGTTATATCGAAGTGCTGCTGGAGAACGAGGGGAAACAAGGCTAGCGCGGAAGTTGGTGGAATTTAGTCCAGAAGAAAACTACCGCTTTTTGCAGAATGTTTGCTTGTCACTTGGCGAATGGAAAATTCAAATAGACGGCTTATTGCTGACAGAACGTGGCGCGATTATTGTGGAATCGAAAAACATTAGTGGACAGCTTTATTTTGATCATCAAACAGGCGAATTTGCTCGGACAGACATAGAAGGCCAACGCACGGTAATGGAAGATCCTACAATTCAATTAAATAAAAACATTCGCTTTCTAACGAAATTTTTTAAAATGAATAAAATCCAGTTACCGATCAAAGGTATTGTTGTATTTACATCTAAACAATGTGAATTTATTACGAAACCTCAAAATAGCGTTGTCTGTAAAACGTATCAATTGATTGACCATTTATTTCACATACTCAACTCTTTCCCCGACATGAATACCCAACCCAATTTATCGAAAATCGATAAACTTCTTCAAAAACATCAAACCCCTTATAAGCGGCTTCCTTTATGTCAGCTATACACTATAGCTTTTGCTGAACTAAAGCCCGGTATTTTTTGTGCGAGTTGTAAAAATCATCGAATGTTCCGGAAATATCGGTGCGGCTGGATGTGCGAGTTGTGCCAAACAGTAGATCTACATGCATTTGAAACGACGGTTCAGGAATATTTTTCACTCGTCCATACTCAACTAAGCAATAAGCAGTTAAGGCAGTTTTGTAATATTGATTCTCCATTTGTGGCGTCTCGCTTGTTGTCAACTTTTGATTTTGAGATTGCCGGTGCATTACGCAACCGGACCTATCAATTGAAGAATAAAGATTAG